Proteins found in one Strigops habroptila isolate Jane chromosome W, bStrHab1.2.pri, whole genome shotgun sequence genomic segment:
- the LOC115601764 gene encoding transitional endoplasmic reticulum ATPase, producing the protein MASGSDSKADDLSTAILKQKNRPNRLIVDEAINEDNSVVSLSQAKMDELQLFRGDTVLLKGKKRREAVCIVLSDDTCSDEKIRMNRVVRNNLRVRLGDVISIQPCPDVKYGKRIHVLPIDDTVEGITGNLFEVYLKPYFLEAYRPIRKGDIFLVRGGMRAVEFKVVETDPSPYCIVAPDTVIHCEGEPIKREDEEESLNEVGYDDIGGCRKQLAQIKEMVELPLRHPALFKAIGVKPPRGILLYGPPGTGKTLVARAVANETGAFFFLINGPEIMSKLAGESESNLRKAFEEAEKNAPAIIFIDELDAIAPKREKTHGEVERRIVSQLLTLMDGLKQRAHVIVMAATNRPNSIDPALRRFGRFDREVDIGIPDATGRLEILQIHTKNMKLADDVDLEQVANETHGHVGADLAALCSEAALQAIRKKMDLIDLEDETIDAEVMNSLAVTMDDFRWALSQSNPSALRETVVEVPQVTWEDIGGLEDVKRELQELVQYPVEHPDKFLKFGMTPSKGVLFYGPPGCGKTLLAKAIANECQANFISIKGPELLTMWFGESEANVREIFDKARQAAPCVLFFDELDSIAKARGGNIGDGGGAADRVINQILTEMDGMSTKKNVFIIGATNRPDIIDPAILRPGRLDQLIYIPLPDEKSRVAILKANLRKSPVAKDVDLDFLAKMTNGFSGADLTEICQRACKLAIRESIESEIRRERERQTNPSAMEVEEDDPVPEIRRDHFEEAMRFARRSVSDNDIRKYEMFAQTLQQSRGFGSFRFPSGNQGSAGPSQGTGGNSGGNVYSEDNDDDLYG; encoded by the exons TTCTAAAGCGGATGACTTATCGACTGCaattctgaagcagaagaaCAGGCCAAATCGGTTAATTGTTGATGAAGCCATCAATGAAGACAACAGTGTTGTGTCACTGTCCCAG GCAAAAATGGATGAATTGCAGCTGTTCAGAGGAGACACTGTTCtgctaaaaggaaagaagaggagagaagcagTCTGTATTGTTCTGTCAGATGATACCTGCTCAGATGAGAAGATTCGCATGAATAGGGTTGTTCGCAACAACCTGAGAGTGCGCCTGGGTGATGTGATCAG CATCCAGCCTTGCCCAGATGTGAAATATGGCAAACGTATACATGTGCTGCCAATTGATGACACGGTAGAAGGGATCACAGGGAATCTGTTTGAAGTCTATCTCAAGCCGTACTTCCTGGAAGCATACAGACCTATCAGGAAAG GTGACATCTTCTTAGTGCGTGGAGGGATGCGTGCAGTGGAGTTCAAAGTGGTGGAGACAGATCCAAGTCCTTACTGCATAGTAGCTCCAGACACAGTGATCCATTGTGAAGGAGAGCCCATCAAACGAGAG GATGAAGAAGAGTCACTGAATGAAGTGGGTTATGATGACATTGGTGGCTGCCGGAAGCAGCTGGCTCAAATCAAAGAGATGGTGGAGCTTCCCCTCCGACACCCTGCACTCTTTAAGGCCATAGGGGTGAAG CCTCCACGTGGGATCCTGCTGTATGGTCCTCCTGGCACTGGTAAAACACTGGTTGCCCGAGCAGTGGCCAATGAAACAGgggctttcttcttcctgatcAATG GTCCTGAGATAATGAGCAAGCTGGCTGGTGAGTCTGAGAGCAACCTGAGGAAAGCCTttgaagaagcagagaagaatgCTCCTGCCATCATCTTCATTGATGAACTGGATGCCATTGCTCCTAAGAGAGAGAAG ACACATGGAGAGGTGGAACGTCGCATAGTGTCTCAGCTGTTGACTCTTATGGATGGACTGAAACAGAGAGCACACGTGATTGTCATGGCAGCTACCAACAGACCGAACAGCATCGACCCAGCACTCAGGCGATTTG GTCGTTTTGATAGAGAGGTAGATATCGGTATCCCAGATGCCACTGGGCGCCTGGAGATCCTGCAGATCCACacaaaaaatatgaaactgGCTGATGATGTGGATCTGGAACAG GTGGCGAATGAGACTCATGGCCATGTTGGTGCTGACTTGGCTGCTCTTTGCTCAGAAGCTGCTCTTCAGGCTATCAGAAAGAAGATGGATCTCATAGACCTAGAAGATGAAACCATCGATGCTGAAGTGATGAACTCGCTGGCTGTGACCATGGATGACTTCAGG TGGGCTCTGAGCCAGAGCAACCCTTCTGCTCTTCGGGAGACTGTGGTGGAGGTGCCACAAGTTACCTGGGAAGATATTGGTGGTCTAGAAGATGTAAAGAGAGAACTCCAGGAACTTGTACAG TATCCTGTGGAGCACCCAGACAAGTTCCTCAAATTTGGCATGACCCCATCAAAAGGGGTTCTGTTCTATGGGCCACCTGGCTGTGGTAAGACGCTGCTGGCCAAAGCCATTGCTAATGAATGCCAGGCAAACTTCATTTCCATCAAGGGGCCAGAATTGCTCACCATGTGGTTTGGCGAGTCTGAAGCTAATGTGCGTGAGATCTTTGACAAG GCCCGCCAAGCAGCCCCTTGTGTGCTCTTCTTTGATGAGCTGGACTCCATCGCAAAGGCTCGAGGTGGGAATATTGGCGATGGTGGTGGTGCTGCAGACCGTGTCATCAACCAGATCCTGACAGAGATGGATGGCATGTCCAccaagaaaaatgtcttcatcaTCGGTGCCACCAACAGGCCGGACATCATTGACCCAGCCATCTTGCGCCCCGGCCGCCTGGATCAGCTCATCTACATCCCTCTGCCTGATGAGAAGTCACGGGTGGCTATTCTTAAAGCCAACCTGAGGAAATCACCAGTTGCCAAG gATGTTGACCTGGATTTCTTAGCTAAGATGACCAATGGCTTTTCGGGGGCTGACCTGACAGAAATTTGCCAGCGTGCCTGCAAACTGGCCATCCGTGAGTCCATTGAGAGTGAGATCAGACGAGAACGCGAGAGGCAGACCAACCCTTCTGCCATG GAAGTGGAGGAGGATGACCCAGTTCCTGAGATCCGCCGGGATCACTTTGAGGAGGCCATGCGCTTTGCTCGACGCTCTGTCAGTGACAATGACATCAGGAAATATGAGATGTTTGCACAGACTCTACAGCAGAGCCGTGGCTTTGGCAGCTTCAG GTTCCCATCAGGTAACCAGGGCAGTGCTGGTCCAAGCCAAGGCACAGGAGGCAACAGCGGGGGCAACGTGTACAGTGAAGACAATGACGACGATCTCTACGGTTAA
- the LOC115601770 gene encoding dnaJ homolog subfamily B member 5-like has protein sequence MKITCRRFNDDGRTMQNEDRILNFVIKWGWKEGTKITFPKEGDAAPDNILADIIFILKDNPHSHFKRDGTDMVYIANISLKEALCGCTVNVPTIDGRVIPLPCNDIIKPGTVKRLRGEGLPFPKAPSQ, from the exons ATGAAGATTACCTGCAGAAGGTTCAATGATGATGGTCGGACCATGCAGAATGAGGACAGGATACTAAACTTTGTCATCAAATGGGGTTGGAAGGAAGGAACCAAAATCACGTTCCCCAAAGAAGGGGATGCTGCCCCAGACAACATCCTTGCTGacatcatcttcatcctcaaGGACAACCCTCACTCACACTTCAAGAGGGACGGAACAGACATGGTCTACATTGCAAACATCAGTCTTAAAGAG GCCTTATGTGGCTGCACCGTGAACGTTCCCACCATCGATGGGCGGGTGATCCCGCTGCCCTGCAATGACATCATCAAGCCGGGGACAGTGAAGAGACTGCGCGGGGAGGGGCTGCCCTTCCCCAAGGCCCCCAGCCAGTGA